The Mastomys coucha isolate ucsf_1 unplaced genomic scaffold, UCSF_Mcou_1 pScaffold14, whole genome shotgun sequence genome window below encodes:
- the Fam92a gene encoding protein FAM92A isoform X2, protein MTSGLPCPALDRRSARRVATETPGRRGGAHGALSAPGRSGGVPCSRAPWRPGAALVGLPSWIPGGAKGKMLRRNLDDRDAQTKQLQDAVTNVEKHFGELCQIFAAYVRKTARLRDKADLLVNEINMYASTETPNLKQGLKDFADEFAKLQDYRQAEVERLEAKVVEPLKAYGTIVKMKRDDLKATLTARNREAKQLSQLERTRQRNPSDRHVISQAETELQRATIDATRTSRHLEETIDNFEKQKIKDIKNILSEFITIEMLFHGKALEVFTTAYQNIQKIDEDEDLEVFRNSLYLSDYPSRLDIVRANSKSPLQRSLSTKCTSGTGQISTCRTRKDQQVEDEDDEELDVTEDEN, encoded by the exons ATGACCTCTGGTCTGCCTTGCCCTGCTCTCGACCGCCGGAGCGCGCGCCGCGTCGCCACGGAAACGCCGGGCAGGCGCGGCGGCGCGCACGGCGCGCTCTCAGCTCCCGGTAGAAGTGGCGGCGTCCCCTGCTCCCGCGCGCCCTGGCGGCCCGGAGCCGCGCTCGTTGGGCTCCCGTCCTGGATCCCCGGCGGCGCGAAAGGCAAGATGTTGAGGCGCAATCTGGATGACCG AGATGCTCAAACAAAACAACTGCAGGATGCTGTCACAAATGTGGAGAAGCATTTTGGAGAGCTTTGCCAAATCTTTGCTGCTTATGTACGGAAAACTGCCAGGCTTCGAGACAAAGCCGACCTCCTGGTGAATGAAATCAACATGTATGCCTCCACCGAGACCCCAAATTTAAAGCAGGGTCTGAAAGACTTTGCTGATGAGTTTGCCAAACTTCAAGATTACCGCCAGGCAGAG GTTGAAAGACTTGAAGCCAAAGTAGTTGAACCTTTGAAAGCTTATGGGACCATTGTAAAGATGAAACGA GATGATCTCAAAGCAACATTAACAGCAAGGAATCGAGAAGCCAAACAGCTATCTCAGTTAGAAAGAACACGCCAGCGAAATCCATCTGATCGACATGTAATT TCGCAG GCAGAAACTGAATTACAGAGAGCCACAATTGATGCTACCCGTACAAGTCGTCACTTGGAGGAAACTATTGACAATtttgaaaagcagaaaataaaggaCATAAAG aacATATTATCTGAGTTTATCACAATTGAAATGTTATTTCATGGAAAAGCTTTAGAGGTCTTCACTACTGCCtaccaaaatatacaaaaaattgATGAGGATGAAGACCTAGAG GTTTTCCGAAATTCTTTGTATCTATCAGATTATCCATCTCGTTTAGATATTGTAAGAGCAAATTCAAAGTCACCTCTTCAGAGATCATTGTCAACTAAGTGCACATCTGGAACTGGACAG
- the Fam92a gene encoding protein FAM92A isoform X1, translating to MTSGLPCPALDRRSARRVATETPGRRGGAHGALSAPGRSGGVPCSRAPWRPGAALVGLPSWIPGGAKGKMLRRNLDDRDAQTKQLQDAVTNVEKHFGELCQIFAAYVRKTARLRDKADLLVNEINMYASTETPNLKQGLKDFADEFAKLQDYRQAEMLMNMAKVERLEAKVVEPLKAYGTIVKMKRDDLKATLTARNREAKQLSQLERTRQRNPSDRHVISQAETELQRATIDATRTSRHLEETIDNFEKQKIKDIKNILSEFITIEMLFHGKALEVFTTAYQNIQKIDEDEDLEVFRNSLYLSDYPSRLDIVRANSKSPLQRSLSTKCTSGTGQISTCRTRKDQQVEDEDDEELDVTEDEN from the exons ATGACCTCTGGTCTGCCTTGCCCTGCTCTCGACCGCCGGAGCGCGCGCCGCGTCGCCACGGAAACGCCGGGCAGGCGCGGCGGCGCGCACGGCGCGCTCTCAGCTCCCGGTAGAAGTGGCGGCGTCCCCTGCTCCCGCGCGCCCTGGCGGCCCGGAGCCGCGCTCGTTGGGCTCCCGTCCTGGATCCCCGGCGGCGCGAAAGGCAAGATGTTGAGGCGCAATCTGGATGACCG AGATGCTCAAACAAAACAACTGCAGGATGCTGTCACAAATGTGGAGAAGCATTTTGGAGAGCTTTGCCAAATCTTTGCTGCTTATGTACGGAAAACTGCCAGGCTTCGAGACAAAGCCGACCTCCTGGTGAATGAAATCAACATGTATGCCTCCACCGAGACCCCAAATTTAAAGCAGGGTCTGAAAGACTTTGCTGATGAGTTTGCCAAACTTCAAGATTACCGCCAGGCAGAG ATGCTAATGAACATGGCAAAG GTTGAAAGACTTGAAGCCAAAGTAGTTGAACCTTTGAAAGCTTATGGGACCATTGTAAAGATGAAACGA GATGATCTCAAAGCAACATTAACAGCAAGGAATCGAGAAGCCAAACAGCTATCTCAGTTAGAAAGAACACGCCAGCGAAATCCATCTGATCGACATGTAATT TCGCAG GCAGAAACTGAATTACAGAGAGCCACAATTGATGCTACCCGTACAAGTCGTCACTTGGAGGAAACTATTGACAATtttgaaaagcagaaaataaaggaCATAAAG aacATATTATCTGAGTTTATCACAATTGAAATGTTATTTCATGGAAAAGCTTTAGAGGTCTTCACTACTGCCtaccaaaatatacaaaaaattgATGAGGATGAAGACCTAGAG GTTTTCCGAAATTCTTTGTATCTATCAGATTATCCATCTCGTTTAGATATTGTAAGAGCAAATTCAAAGTCACCTCTTCAGAGATCATTGTCAACTAAGTGCACATCTGGAACTGGACAG